In Sporocytophaga myxococcoides, a genomic segment contains:
- a CDS encoding Rossmann-like and DUF2520 domain-containing protein: MGYKITMIGSGNLASHLAPALENAGHFVNEVYSRNPNSAKNLCSMLYNAACVSSLNFTQSKSAIFIIAVNDDAIEEVSAQISLPPNGILLHTSGTKSISILSCFEHFGSLYPLQTFTKRKKVSWEEIPILTEGSDEETSKHILALGKSISTKAFQASEEKRKLVHLSAVFSANFANHLLYMAKSMLDENDIDFTILQPLLSETLKKAFEIDPIKAQTGPAVRKDISTIRDHLKILDNKEDFKKIYKDITENIIKVHSQS, translated from the coding sequence ATGGGCTATAAAATAACTATGATCGGTTCGGGCAATCTGGCCAGTCATCTGGCCCCTGCTCTTGAAAATGCCGGGCATTTTGTGAATGAAGTATATTCACGAAATCCCAATTCAGCAAAAAACCTGTGTAGTATGTTATACAATGCTGCCTGCGTTTCAAGTCTGAATTTTACCCAAAGCAAGTCTGCAATTTTTATTATTGCAGTTAACGACGATGCTATAGAAGAAGTATCCGCTCAGATAAGCCTTCCTCCAAATGGAATTTTGCTTCATACTTCTGGTACCAAATCTATATCAATTTTATCCTGTTTCGAACATTTTGGAAGCCTATATCCACTGCAGACCTTTACAAAACGGAAAAAGGTTTCCTGGGAAGAAATTCCGATTCTCACAGAAGGCTCTGATGAAGAAACTTCCAAGCATATTTTAGCTTTAGGGAAGAGTATTTCCACAAAAGCATTTCAGGCTTCTGAAGAAAAAAGAAAGCTCGTCCACCTTTCTGCAGTTTTTTCAGCAAATTTTGCAAATCACCTGCTTTATATGGCTAAATCTATGCTGGACGAGAATGATATAGACTTTACCATACTGCAACCTCTGCTTTCTGAAACACTGAAAAAAGCGTTTGAAATAGATCCTATTAAAGCGCAAACGGGCCCTGCTGTACGGAAAGATATTTCAACTATAAGGGACCATTTAAAAATTCTTGACAATAAAGAAGATTTTAAGAAAATTTATAAAGACATTACAGAGAATATAATTAAAGTTCATTCACAATCTTAA
- a CDS encoding KdsC family phosphatase yields the protein MNSQHSDFSKINTFLFDVDGVLTDGSIQAFSTGEHVRNFYIKDGYAIEKALQSGYNIIIITGGFEEGVSKRLKFLGIKDVFMGVKDKLAVYNEYLHDKHLDKSSILYMGDDLPDLKMLKLVGMPTCPNDAVDDIKNVCKYISPYNGGRGAVRDVIEKVMKAQGKWLIDQW from the coding sequence ATGAATAGCCAACATTCTGATTTTTCAAAAATCAACACTTTTCTTTTTGATGTAGATGGGGTTCTTACTGATGGAAGTATACAGGCTTTCTCAACCGGAGAACATGTTAGAAATTTTTATATTAAAGATGGATATGCCATTGAAAAAGCTCTGCAGAGCGGATATAACATCATTATTATAACAGGAGGGTTTGAAGAAGGAGTTTCCAAAAGATTAAAATTTCTAGGGATAAAAGATGTTTTCATGGGGGTAAAAGACAAACTTGCAGTATACAATGAATACCTGCACGATAAACATCTGGACAAAAGTTCAATTTTATACATGGGGGACGATCTTCCTGATCTTAAAATGCTTAAATTGGTTGGAATGCCAACCTGCCCCAATGATGCCGTAGATGATATAAAAAACGTCTGCAAATATATTTCTCCTTATAATGGAGGACGCGGGGCAGTAAGAGATGTCATCGAAAAAGTAATGAAAGCTCAGGGCAAATGGCTGATAGATCAATGGTAA
- a CDS encoding geranylgeranylglycerol-phosphate geranylgeranyltransferase — MPRPVKLHLKTYFKGFVKLIRFNNLLILFFSQLFVYFFLIKVFHGTKPFNFSFLLLTLATVSIAAAGYIINDYYDIKIDIINKPGRVVIGRIFKRRTAMIFHFILNGTGIIAGLMMGLRLGVIIAFCSFLLWLYSNQLKRQPLSGNLAISFLTGLSIMLVGIFAKERYISVLVYAVFAFFISLIREIVKDMEDVKGDANFGCKTLPIIWGIRKTKSFLFIIGIIFIVSLIIGYFWLMRENPYNIYFITYNLIFVILPFFIFLIYLSRADTITDFKKLSTFCKVIMLTGVLSMLFV, encoded by the coding sequence ATGCCAAGACCGGTAAAACTGCATTTAAAAACTTACTTCAAGGGGTTTGTTAAACTCATCCGGTTTAATAATCTTCTGATTTTGTTTTTTTCTCAGCTGTTTGTCTATTTTTTCCTTATTAAAGTTTTTCATGGTACTAAACCATTTAACTTCTCTTTCCTATTACTCACATTAGCTACAGTTTCCATAGCAGCAGCCGGATACATTATCAACGACTATTATGATATCAAAATTGACATCATTAATAAACCTGGAAGAGTTGTAATCGGACGAATATTCAAAAGGAGGACAGCAATGATCTTCCATTTTATTCTCAATGGCACCGGTATTATTGCCGGATTGATGATGGGATTGAGGCTAGGGGTTATTATTGCCTTTTGCAGTTTCCTGCTATGGCTTTACTCAAACCAATTAAAAAGACAACCACTTTCCGGAAATTTAGCTATATCCTTCCTTACCGGACTATCAATAATGCTTGTTGGAATATTTGCTAAAGAGCGCTACATCTCGGTTCTCGTTTATGCAGTCTTTGCCTTCTTTATATCCCTGATTCGGGAAATTGTAAAAGACATGGAAGATGTTAAAGGTGATGCAAATTTTGGCTGTAAAACATTGCCGATAATTTGGGGAATCCGAAAAACCAAATCATTCCTATTCATCATCGGAATAATTTTCATTGTCTCTCTTATCATAGGATACTTTTGGCTGATGAGAGAGAATCCTTATAATATATACTTTATTACATATAATCTCATTTTTGTTATTCTTCCATTTTTTATCTTCCTGATTTACCTTTCGAGGGCAGATACTATAACAGATTTTAAGAAATTAAGCACTTTTTGCAAGGTAATAATGCTTACCGGAGTACTGAGTATGCTTTTTGTCTAA
- the purN gene encoding phosphoribosylglycinamide formyltransferase, whose product MPVKIAIFCSGSGSNAQKIIEYFQEHKSAEVVLLLSNNKNAYALERAKLLGVPTRVFDKAQFSQSPIIVNELKELGVNWIILAGFLWLVPENLIEAFPNSIVNIHPALLPSYGGKGMYGMYVHEAVVKAKEKESGISIHMVNKEYDKGTIVFQAKCFLTDEDTAETLAKKIQALEHEHFPKVIDALICSKTYNPIS is encoded by the coding sequence TTGCCCGTTAAAATTGCAATATTTTGTTCCGGTTCAGGTTCAAATGCACAAAAAATTATTGAGTATTTTCAGGAGCATAAAAGTGCAGAAGTAGTATTACTGCTCTCTAATAATAAAAATGCATACGCCCTGGAGCGTGCAAAATTGCTTGGAGTACCTACGCGCGTATTTGACAAAGCACAATTTTCTCAATCACCAATAATAGTAAATGAACTCAAAGAGTTAGGCGTAAATTGGATTATTTTAGCTGGTTTTTTATGGCTAGTTCCTGAAAATCTGATTGAAGCATTTCCCAATTCAATTGTAAATATTCATCCCGCATTACTTCCATCCTATGGAGGAAAAGGAATGTATGGCATGTATGTTCATGAAGCTGTTGTAAAGGCTAAGGAAAAAGAAAGCGGCATAAGCATCCATATGGTAAATAAAGAATACGACAAAGGAACAATCGTATTTCAGGCAAAATGCTTTCTAACTGATGAAGATACTGCCGAAACTCTTGCAAAAAAAATACAAGCACTTGAACACGAACACTTTCCTAAAGTGATCGATGCGCTTATTTGTTCAAAAACATATAATCCTATTTCCTGA